DNA from Desulfarculus baarsii DSM 2075:
CTCGCCGGTGGAGCAAGCCGCCGACCAGACGCGAAGCGGCTCCGATGGCCCGCAAAGCTTGTCGAGCTGACGCAGCACTTCCGTGGCCAGAAAGTCGAAGTGTTGGGATTCGCGAAAAAAGTCGGTCTTGTTGGTGGTGATGCAATCCAGGAAGCCGACCAGTTCCTGACCGGTCTGGTCTTCCTCCAGCCGGCAGATGAACTCGGAGACATCGCGGCAACCGGTGGTGCGCATGCGCTTGGCCAGGCGGGCCTTGAGCAACTCTTTTTTGCTGTCGCCCAGGTTGATGCCCGAAAGGCTGTAGACCAGCTTGGCCAACTTGGCGTATTGGGCGTCGGTTATGGCGATGCGCAACGGCTCCAGGTTGGCTGCGGCCGGCGGCCCGGCTGGCTTGGCCTCGGCCTTGGCCCCTCTGATGATGTTCAGGTGATCGCTCAAACCCACCGATCGCGGCCCCCTGGCTTCAACCGTGTCAACCAATCGCCGATATTGCGTATTCTCTTTAACGATTATAACACCGCGTGTCGGTCGCCCAACACCTTATCGATGTCGAGGATGGTTTTCACCTTGCCGTCGACCTTGGCCATGCCCAGCAGATAAGACATGTCCAGCTCCACGCCGAAGGTCGGGGCCGGCTCCAGGTCGGCGGCGGCCACGTTGATCACCTCGCGCACGGCGTCGACGACCACGCCCATCAGAAGCGTCACGCCCATCTCGCCCAGCACCTCCACCACCACGATGCAGGTGCGATCGTCGGGCTGGCGATAGGCCATGCCGAACTTCAGGCGCAGGTCGATCACCGGGATGACCTTGCCGCGCAGGTTGATCACCCCCAGCACGTGGTCGGCGGTCTGGGGCACTGGCGTCACGTCCAAGACGCCAATGATCTCGCGGACCTTGTTGATCTGGACGCCGTATTCCTCGTCGTCGACCCGGAAGGTCAGGTATTTTCCGGCCAGATGGGCCAGTTGGCCCTGGTGCTCGCCGCTCTGGGCGTTTTGTGTTTCCATGCCGCCAGTCTCTCCGTCGCTCGCGCCGCCCTCAGGCCCGCCGGCCCTCGTGGCTCTTGAAGACCCCTTCCACGTCCAAAATCAGGCTGACCCGGCCGTCGCCCATGATCGCCCCGCCGGCGGCCACCTTGACGTCCTTGAGGCTCTCGCCC
Protein-coding regions in this window:
- a CDS encoding chemotaxis protein CheW; amino-acid sequence: METQNAQSGEHQGQLAHLAGKYLTFRVDDEEYGVQINKVREIIGVLDVTPVPQTADHVLGVINLRGKVIPVIDLRLKFGMAYRQPDDRTCIVVVEVLGEMGVTLLMGVVVDAVREVINVAAADLEPAPTFGVELDMSYLLGMAKVDGKVKTILDIDKVLGDRHAVL